The Natronomonas salsuginis genomic sequence GAACTCGCAGAGGAGATGGATCTGGCCGCGAGCACCGTGTACAGCCACCTCGCGACGCTCGAAGACGCCGAATACGTGATCAAAGACGGTGACACGTACCGCCTCGGATTGATGTTCTTGGATCTCGGCGAGCACGTCCGAAAGAGCAACGAGTACTTTTCGCTCGCCGAATCGAAGGTCGAACAGCTGGCGGAGGAAACAGGGGGCCGAGCACACTTCATCGTCGAGGAGCACGGACAGGGGGTCTACGTTTACACGAAATCTGGCAAACACGCCGTGAAGACGTTTTCGCGGGACGGTCGGCGGTTGGGGCTGCACCGGACGGCGGCCGGGAAGGCGATCCTCGCGGCGCTTCCGCGACGTTGCACCGAGGAGATCATCGACAAACACGGGCTGCCGCGGCGGACGAGCAACACGATCACCGACCCCGACGTGCTGTTCGCGGAACTCGAAACGATCCGAGAGCGGGACGGGATCGCGTTCAACAAAGAGGAACAGCTCCGCGGCGTCCGGGCGGCCGGCGCGCCGGTCCGCGGACCGAACGGCTCGGTGATCGGCGCGCTCAGCGTTTCCGGGCCAACCCATCGGATGAAGGACGAACGGCTCCACGAGGAGGTCCCGAACGTCATTCTCGGGACGGCGAACGAGCTCGAGCTCGAGATCGAGTACGCGTGATTACAAACAAAATTAATATTGTTATAGAAAGGACCAGGGAAGGACGAAGTTCAAAATAATAGCATTAATTTTGTTAGTGTTTGCGAAACACGAATGCCTCGTGTAAACATATGACGTGATAAGGACACTCCCGCTCGGTCCACCGAGCGGAGACCCGTCCGTTGCCAATCAACTATAAGTGCGAGAGGCCGAAACGACGCGCATGAAGTTCGGGATCTTCCCCACGGAGGGAGGCACCAGCTGGGAGGGCGTCACTGAGCAATGCCGGACCGCGGAGGCCCTCGGCTTCGAATCGTGCTGGGTCAACGACCACCAGGTGACCGAAGACGACAACTACTGGCCGGCCCCCCTGATGCGCCTCGCGAGCGTCGGGACGGCGACGAATTTGGAGCTCGTCACCTCGGTGTTGATCCTCCCGCTATATCACCCGTTGCACGTCGCCCAGCAGGCAGCGATGCTCGATGTCATCTCGGA encodes the following:
- a CDS encoding IclR family transcriptional regulator, coding for MAATPNRRTLATTETSLRVIEALKDVGGARVTELAEEMDLAASTVYSHLATLEDAEYVIKDGDTYRLGLMFLDLGEHVRKSNEYFSLAESKVEQLAEETGGRAHFIVEEHGQGVYVYTKSGKHAVKTFSRDGRRLGLHRTAAGKAILAALPRRCTEEIIDKHGLPRRTSNTITDPDVLFAELETIRERDGIAFNKEEQLRGVRAAGAPVRGPNGSVIGALSVSGPTHRMKDERLHEEVPNVILGTANELELEIEYA